Proteins encoded in a region of the Ziziphus jujuba cultivar Dongzao chromosome 3, ASM3175591v1 genome:
- the LOC107423038 gene encoding cyclin-T1-4 isoform X2, with protein MSFEHNFRSQGSTVHDGYWSSLSRNNFSYNNRNRSRTNNHMRGFNGSYEYSGRYREHINNSNYVRPDNGPSWKRRKFSASTWGDSGRHYYPPNAYEYAPSTCNDSIPPTRINADVSTSTSCKRDRSKLDDEEPVFLSRDEIERHSPSRKDGIDSMRETHLRYSYCAFLQNLGLRLELPQTTIGTAMVLCHRFFVRRSHACHDRFLIATAALFLASKSEETPRPLNNMLRASCEISHKQDMTLLSYLLPIDWFEQYRERVIEAEQMILTTLNFELNVQHPYAALTSVLNKLGFSQSILVTLALNLVSEGLRSSLWLQFKPHHIAAGAACLAAKFLNLDLSSYQNIWQEFQTTPAIMQDVTQQLMELF; from the exons ATGTCATTTGAACATAACTTCCGATCACAAGGGAGCACAGTGCATGATGGTTACTGGTCTTCATTATCTAGGAACAATTTCAGCTACAACAACAGGAATAGAAGCAGGACAAATAATCATATGAGGGGATTTAATGGTTCTTATGAATACTCTGGCAGATACAGGGAGCatataaataattcaaattatGTTAGACCTGATAATGGACCATCTTGGAAGAGGAGAAAATTTTCTGCTTCTACTTGGGGGGATAGTGGGAGGCACTATTATCCACCCAATGCATATGAATATGCACCTTCTACCTGCAATGATTCTATCCCTCCTACCAGAATTAATGCCGATGTGTCGACATCGACTTCTTGTAAACGTGATCGCTCCAAGTTGGATGATGAAGAGCCTGTTTTTCTGTCAAGGGATGAGATCGAGAGACACTCTCCATCAAGGAAAGATGGTATTGATTCAATGCGTGAAACACATTTGCGATACTCGTATTGTGCCTTCCTTCAGAATCTTGGCTTGCGTCTTGAGCT GCCGCAAACAACCATCGGCACTGCCATGGTTCTCTGTCATCGGTTCTTTGTTAGACGTTCACATGCTTGCCATGATAGATTT TTGATTGCTACCGCTGCCCTTTTTCTTGCTTCAAAATCAGAGGAGACCCCACGCCCTTTAAATAATATGTTGAGAGCATCTTGTGAAATTTCCCACAAGCAGGATATGACCTTATTGTCTTATCTTCTCCCTATT GACTGGTTTGAGCAGTATAGGGAGCGGGTGATCGAGGCTGAGCAAATGATACTAACTACTCTAAACTTTGAACTAAATGTGCAGCATCCATATGCGGCACTTACATCGGTTCTTAATAAATTAGGTTTTTCACAAAGTATTTTGGTGACCCTGGCGTTAAACTTGGTCAGCGAAGG gcttcGGAGTTCGCTGTGGCTTCAGTTCAAGCCACATCATATTGCTGCTGGAGCTGCTTGCCTAGCTGCTAAATTCCTAAATTTGGATCTTTCATCCTATCAGAATATCTGGCAAGAATTCCAAACAACACCAGCAATTATGCAAg ATGTGACGCAGCAATTGATGGAGCTTTTTTAG
- the LOC107423038 gene encoding cyclin-T1-4 isoform X1: MHSAGKWAGKMSFEHNFRSQGSTVHDGYWSSLSRNNFSYNNRNRSRTNNHMRGFNGSYEYSGRYREHINNSNYVRPDNGPSWKRRKFSASTWGDSGRHYYPPNAYEYAPSTCNDSIPPTRINADVSTSTSCKRDRSKLDDEEPVFLSRDEIERHSPSRKDGIDSMRETHLRYSYCAFLQNLGLRLELPQTTIGTAMVLCHRFFVRRSHACHDRFLIATAALFLASKSEETPRPLNNMLRASCEISHKQDMTLLSYLLPIDWFEQYRERVIEAEQMILTTLNFELNVQHPYAALTSVLNKLGFSQSILVTLALNLVSEGLRSSLWLQFKPHHIAAGAACLAAKFLNLDLSSYQNIWQEFQTTPAIMQDVTQQLMELF, translated from the exons ATGCATTCAGCTGGAAAATGGGCAG GAAAAATGTCATTTGAACATAACTTCCGATCACAAGGGAGCACAGTGCATGATGGTTACTGGTCTTCATTATCTAGGAACAATTTCAGCTACAACAACAGGAATAGAAGCAGGACAAATAATCATATGAGGGGATTTAATGGTTCTTATGAATACTCTGGCAGATACAGGGAGCatataaataattcaaattatGTTAGACCTGATAATGGACCATCTTGGAAGAGGAGAAAATTTTCTGCTTCTACTTGGGGGGATAGTGGGAGGCACTATTATCCACCCAATGCATATGAATATGCACCTTCTACCTGCAATGATTCTATCCCTCCTACCAGAATTAATGCCGATGTGTCGACATCGACTTCTTGTAAACGTGATCGCTCCAAGTTGGATGATGAAGAGCCTGTTTTTCTGTCAAGGGATGAGATCGAGAGACACTCTCCATCAAGGAAAGATGGTATTGATTCAATGCGTGAAACACATTTGCGATACTCGTATTGTGCCTTCCTTCAGAATCTTGGCTTGCGTCTTGAGCT GCCGCAAACAACCATCGGCACTGCCATGGTTCTCTGTCATCGGTTCTTTGTTAGACGTTCACATGCTTGCCATGATAGATTT TTGATTGCTACCGCTGCCCTTTTTCTTGCTTCAAAATCAGAGGAGACCCCACGCCCTTTAAATAATATGTTGAGAGCATCTTGTGAAATTTCCCACAAGCAGGATATGACCTTATTGTCTTATCTTCTCCCTATT GACTGGTTTGAGCAGTATAGGGAGCGGGTGATCGAGGCTGAGCAAATGATACTAACTACTCTAAACTTTGAACTAAATGTGCAGCATCCATATGCGGCACTTACATCGGTTCTTAATAAATTAGGTTTTTCACAAAGTATTTTGGTGACCCTGGCGTTAAACTTGGTCAGCGAAGG gcttcGGAGTTCGCTGTGGCTTCAGTTCAAGCCACATCATATTGCTGCTGGAGCTGCTTGCCTAGCTGCTAAATTCCTAAATTTGGATCTTTCATCCTATCAGAATATCTGGCAAGAATTCCAAACAACACCAGCAATTATGCAAg ATGTGACGCAGCAATTGATGGAGCTTTTTTAG
- the LOC107423038 gene encoding cyclin-T1-4 isoform X4, translating into MHSAGKWAGKMSFEHNFRSQGSTVHDGYWSSLSRNNFSYNNRNRSRTNNHMRGFNGSYEYSGRYREHINNSNYVRPDNGPSWKRRKFSASTWGDSGRHYYPPNAYEYAPSTCNDSIPPTRINADVSTSTSCKRDRSKLDDEEPVFLSRDEIERHSPSRKDGIDSMRETHLRYSYCAFLQNLGLRLELPQTTIGTAMVLCHRFFVRRSHACHDRFLIATAALFLASKSEETPRPLNNMLRASCEISHKQDMTLLSYLLPIDWFEQYRERVIEAEQMILTTLNFELNVQHPYAALTSVLNKLGFSQSILVTLALNLVSEGIYTRLACWPV; encoded by the exons ATGCATTCAGCTGGAAAATGGGCAG GAAAAATGTCATTTGAACATAACTTCCGATCACAAGGGAGCACAGTGCATGATGGTTACTGGTCTTCATTATCTAGGAACAATTTCAGCTACAACAACAGGAATAGAAGCAGGACAAATAATCATATGAGGGGATTTAATGGTTCTTATGAATACTCTGGCAGATACAGGGAGCatataaataattcaaattatGTTAGACCTGATAATGGACCATCTTGGAAGAGGAGAAAATTTTCTGCTTCTACTTGGGGGGATAGTGGGAGGCACTATTATCCACCCAATGCATATGAATATGCACCTTCTACCTGCAATGATTCTATCCCTCCTACCAGAATTAATGCCGATGTGTCGACATCGACTTCTTGTAAACGTGATCGCTCCAAGTTGGATGATGAAGAGCCTGTTTTTCTGTCAAGGGATGAGATCGAGAGACACTCTCCATCAAGGAAAGATGGTATTGATTCAATGCGTGAAACACATTTGCGATACTCGTATTGTGCCTTCCTTCAGAATCTTGGCTTGCGTCTTGAGCT GCCGCAAACAACCATCGGCACTGCCATGGTTCTCTGTCATCGGTTCTTTGTTAGACGTTCACATGCTTGCCATGATAGATTT TTGATTGCTACCGCTGCCCTTTTTCTTGCTTCAAAATCAGAGGAGACCCCACGCCCTTTAAATAATATGTTGAGAGCATCTTGTGAAATTTCCCACAAGCAGGATATGACCTTATTGTCTTATCTTCTCCCTATT GACTGGTTTGAGCAGTATAGGGAGCGGGTGATCGAGGCTGAGCAAATGATACTAACTACTCTAAACTTTGAACTAAATGTGCAGCATCCATATGCGGCACTTACATCGGTTCTTAATAAATTAGGTTTTTCACAAAGTATTTTGGTGACCCTGGCGTTAAACTTGGTCAGCGAAGG GATCTACACAAGATTAGCGTGCTGGCCTGTTTGA
- the LOC107423038 gene encoding cyclin-T1-4 isoform X3, whose protein sequence is MHSAGKWAGKMSFEHNFRSQGSTVHDGYWSSLSRNNFSYNNRNRSRTNNHMRGFNGSYEYSGRYREHINNSNYVRPDNGPSWKRRKFSASTWGDSGRHYYPPNAYEYAPSTCNDSIPPTRINADVSTSTSCKRDRSKLDDEEPVFLSRDEIERHSPSRKDGIDSMRETHLRYSYCAFLQNLGLRLELPQTTIGTAMVLCHRFFVRRSHACHDRFLIATAALFLASKSEETPRPLNNMLRASCEISHKQDMTLLSYLLPIDWFEQYRERVIEAEQMILTTLNFELNVQHPYAALTSVLNKLGFSQSILVTLALNLVSEGYFLLSRLGLCSCVLSE, encoded by the exons ATGCATTCAGCTGGAAAATGGGCAG GAAAAATGTCATTTGAACATAACTTCCGATCACAAGGGAGCACAGTGCATGATGGTTACTGGTCTTCATTATCTAGGAACAATTTCAGCTACAACAACAGGAATAGAAGCAGGACAAATAATCATATGAGGGGATTTAATGGTTCTTATGAATACTCTGGCAGATACAGGGAGCatataaataattcaaattatGTTAGACCTGATAATGGACCATCTTGGAAGAGGAGAAAATTTTCTGCTTCTACTTGGGGGGATAGTGGGAGGCACTATTATCCACCCAATGCATATGAATATGCACCTTCTACCTGCAATGATTCTATCCCTCCTACCAGAATTAATGCCGATGTGTCGACATCGACTTCTTGTAAACGTGATCGCTCCAAGTTGGATGATGAAGAGCCTGTTTTTCTGTCAAGGGATGAGATCGAGAGACACTCTCCATCAAGGAAAGATGGTATTGATTCAATGCGTGAAACACATTTGCGATACTCGTATTGTGCCTTCCTTCAGAATCTTGGCTTGCGTCTTGAGCT GCCGCAAACAACCATCGGCACTGCCATGGTTCTCTGTCATCGGTTCTTTGTTAGACGTTCACATGCTTGCCATGATAGATTT TTGATTGCTACCGCTGCCCTTTTTCTTGCTTCAAAATCAGAGGAGACCCCACGCCCTTTAAATAATATGTTGAGAGCATCTTGTGAAATTTCCCACAAGCAGGATATGACCTTATTGTCTTATCTTCTCCCTATT GACTGGTTTGAGCAGTATAGGGAGCGGGTGATCGAGGCTGAGCAAATGATACTAACTACTCTAAACTTTGAACTAAATGTGCAGCATCCATATGCGGCACTTACATCGGTTCTTAATAAATTAGGTTTTTCACAAAGTATTTTGGTGACCCTGGCGTTAAACTTGGTCAGCGAAGG GTACTTTTTGTTAAGTAGACTTGGACTCTGTAGCTGTGTCCTTTCAGAGTAG
- the LOC107423018 gene encoding probable membrane-associated kinase regulator 1 isoform X2, translating to MGRRLDNKTPKSHTLPSSPSHSFSSSSSSDFEFTISVSPRKSSTVLCPADELFYKGQLLPLHLSSRLSMVRTLLLASSSTSSSSDTTTVDSRDSTGSSNDSHSSFSSDLVLLAASAESCDSSRPSSVAAEDDEFKRLNNSNNIHLQTQIKKSNKYFSLSRFSSVFKKDPKQRDSDNNNISGLSSSSVKKLSSTAKEVIRKYFKKVKPLYEKLSQKQKMENSVNYSVYSVSKKTERSNAGTELLSSGNKSYSKENNGGTGGFSHSFSGNLKYPRRSSCVSSCPSSMRSSPTHSGVLCRPGLNGNGGVKATGGGMYYDTSSMEELQSAIQGAIAHCKNSLIQSSKATSAHVRMKA from the exons ATGGGTAGGAGATTAGACAACAAAACTCCCAAATCCCACACACTTCCATCTTCACCATCCCACTCATTCTCTTCCTCTTCATCCTCAGACTTCGAGTTCACCATCTCAGTCTCTCCACGCAAATCCTCCACCGTACTCTGTCCCGCCGACGAGCTCTTCTACAAAGGCCAGCTCCTCCCTCTCCACCTCTCATCTCGACTTTCGATGGTCCGAACCCTCCTCTTAGCCTCCTCGAGCACCTCCTCTTCCTCCGACACCACCACCGTTGATTCCCGAGACTCCACCGGAAGTTCTAACGACTCCCACTCTTCCTTCAGCAGCGATCTTGTCCTCCTCGCCGCCTCCGCCGAGTCCTGCGACTCTTCCAGACCCAGCTCAGTCGCCGCCGAGGACGACGAATTCAAACGCCTCAACAACTCCAACAATATtcatcttcaaacccagatcaaGAAGAGCAACAAGTACTTTTCTTTGTCCAGATTCTCTTCGGTTTTCAAGAAGGATCCGAAACAGAGAGACTCGGATAATAATAACATATCCGGGTTGTCGTCGTCGTCGGTGAAGAAATTGAGCTCCACTGCTAAAGAAGTGATACGGAAGTATTTCAAGAAAGTGAAGCCGTTGTATGAGAAACTATCTCAGAAACAGAAAATGGAAAACTCTGTAAATTACTCTGTTTACTCTGTTTCTAAGAAAACAGAGAGATCGAATGCAGGAACAGAGTTATTATCATCAGGTAATAAGAGTTACAGTAAAGAGAATAATGGAGGAACTGGTGGGTTTTCTCATTCGTTTTCAGGGAATCTGAAGTACCCAAGAAGAAGTAGCTGCGTGTCGAGCTGTCCGTCGTCGATGAGGTCGTCACCGACTCATTCCGGCGTGCTTTGCCGGCCGGGGTTGAATGGAAACGGTGGTGTTAAAGCAACAGGAGGAGGTATGTATTACGACACGTCGTCGATGGAAGAGTTGCAGAGTGCGATACAAGGCGCAATTGCTCATTGCAAAAACTCGTTGATTCAGAGCTCTAAGGCTACG TCGGCCCATGTGAGAATGAAAGCTTAA
- the LOC107423018 gene encoding probable membrane-associated kinase regulator 1 isoform X1, whose amino-acid sequence MGRRLDNKTPKSHTLPSSPSHSFSSSSSSDFEFTISVSPRKSSTVLCPADELFYKGQLLPLHLSSRLSMVRTLLLASSSTSSSSDTTTVDSRDSTGSSNDSHSSFSSDLVLLAASAESCDSSRPSSVAAEDDEFKRLNNSNNIHLQTQIKKSNKYFSLSRFSSVFKKDPKQRDSDNNNISGLSSSSVKKLSSTAKEVIRKYFKKVKPLYEKLSQKQKMENSVNYSVYSVSKKTERSNAGTELLSSGNKSYSKENNGGTGGFSHSFSGNLKYPRRSSCVSSCPSSMRSSPTHSGVLCRPGLNGNGGVKATGGGMYYDTSSMEELQSAIQGAIAHCKNSLIQSSKATGMGQNYDSKRDDLPSF is encoded by the exons ATGGGTAGGAGATTAGACAACAAAACTCCCAAATCCCACACACTTCCATCTTCACCATCCCACTCATTCTCTTCCTCTTCATCCTCAGACTTCGAGTTCACCATCTCAGTCTCTCCACGCAAATCCTCCACCGTACTCTGTCCCGCCGACGAGCTCTTCTACAAAGGCCAGCTCCTCCCTCTCCACCTCTCATCTCGACTTTCGATGGTCCGAACCCTCCTCTTAGCCTCCTCGAGCACCTCCTCTTCCTCCGACACCACCACCGTTGATTCCCGAGACTCCACCGGAAGTTCTAACGACTCCCACTCTTCCTTCAGCAGCGATCTTGTCCTCCTCGCCGCCTCCGCCGAGTCCTGCGACTCTTCCAGACCCAGCTCAGTCGCCGCCGAGGACGACGAATTCAAACGCCTCAACAACTCCAACAATATtcatcttcaaacccagatcaaGAAGAGCAACAAGTACTTTTCTTTGTCCAGATTCTCTTCGGTTTTCAAGAAGGATCCGAAACAGAGAGACTCGGATAATAATAACATATCCGGGTTGTCGTCGTCGTCGGTGAAGAAATTGAGCTCCACTGCTAAAGAAGTGATACGGAAGTATTTCAAGAAAGTGAAGCCGTTGTATGAGAAACTATCTCAGAAACAGAAAATGGAAAACTCTGTAAATTACTCTGTTTACTCTGTTTCTAAGAAAACAGAGAGATCGAATGCAGGAACAGAGTTATTATCATCAGGTAATAAGAGTTACAGTAAAGAGAATAATGGAGGAACTGGTGGGTTTTCTCATTCGTTTTCAGGGAATCTGAAGTACCCAAGAAGAAGTAGCTGCGTGTCGAGCTGTCCGTCGTCGATGAGGTCGTCACCGACTCATTCCGGCGTGCTTTGCCGGCCGGGGTTGAATGGAAACGGTGGTGTTAAAGCAACAGGAGGAGGTATGTATTACGACACGTCGTCGATGGAAGAGTTGCAGAGTGCGATACAAGGCGCAATTGCTCATTGCAAAAACTCGTTGATTCAGAGCTCTAAGGCTACG GGGATGGGACAAAACTACGACTCTAAAAGGGATGACCTGCCGTCATTTTAG